DNA from Helicobacter pylori:
TGAGTATAGAAGCGGTGATTGACGCTAAGGATTTTGCTAAAGAAATTGAAGCTTTGGAATACTGCGATTTTATTTTAGTGGATACGACAGGGCATTCGCAATACGATAAGGAAAAAATTGCCGGTTTGAAAGAGTTTATAGATGGGGGTTATAATATTGATGTGTCCTTAGTGCTTTCGGTTACCACTAAGTATGAAGACATGAAAGATATTTATGATTCTTTTGGGGTGTTAGGGATTGACACTTTAATCTTTACGAAATTAGATGAGAGTAGGGGGTTAGGGAATTTGTTTTCTTTAGTGCATGAAAGCCAAAAGCCTATCAGTTATCTTTCTGTCGGGCAAGAAGTGCCTATGGATTTGAAAGTGGCTACTAATGAGTATTTAGTGGATTGCATGCTAGATGGCTTTAGTAACCCTAATAAGGAACAAGCATGAACAATCAAGCGAGCCATTTGGATAATTTTATGAACGCTAAAAACCCCAAAAGTTTTTTTGATAATAAGGGGAATACCAAATTCATCGCTATCACAAGCGGTAAGGGGGGCGTGGGGAAATCCAACATTAGCGCTAATTTAGCTTACTCTTTATACAAGAAAGGTTATAAGGTTGGGGTGTTTGATGCGGATATTGGTTTAGCGAATTTAGATGTGATTTTTGGGGTGAAAACCCATAAAAATATCTTGCATGCCTTAAAAGGCGAAGCCAAATTGCAAGAAATCATTTGTGAGATTGAACCCGGACTTTGCTTAATCCCTGGGGATAGCGGTGAAGAAATTTTAAAATACATTAGCGGCGCGGAAGCTTTGGATCGATTCGTAGATGAAGAGGGGGTTTTAAGCTCTTTAGATTATATTGTGATTGATACGGGCGCTGGGATTGGAGCCACTACGCAAGCGTTTTTGAATGCGAGCGATTGCGTGGTGATTGTCACCACACCCGATCCATCAGCGATTACTGATGCGTATGCATGCATTAAAATCAACTCCAAAAATAAAGACGAATTGTTCCTTATCGCTAACATGGTAGCCCAACCTAAAGAAGGCAGGGCGACTTATGAAAGGCTATTCAAGGTGGCTAAAAACAATATCGCTTCATTAGAATTGCACTATTTAGGGGCGATTGAAAACAGCTCCTTATTGAAACGCTATGTGAGGGAGCGAAAAATTTTGAGGAAAATAGCCCCCAACGATTTGTTTTCGCAATCCATTGACCAGATAGCGAGCCTTTTAGTTTCTAAACTAGAAACCGGCACTTTAGAAATACCAAAAGAAGGTTTAAAAAGCTTTTTTAAAAGGCTTTTAAAGTATTTGGGGTAGGCTGATGAAAGTTCAAAATTTTATCCATTTTTCTGTTGTGGTGGGGTTTTTTTTAGGGTTAGTGTTTTCGGTGTTGAAATTCAATGAGCCAGAGAGCATTCTATTATGGACGGTGTTATCCACGCTTGGGGGGTATTTGATCGCCTTATTGTTCGCGTCTATTTTTATCGCTTGCACGGATTTAGATATTTGTCTTTTTGACAAAAAAGGCACTGAAGAGAGTTTGCTTCGTTTCAACCATGAGTTTAAAAACAGAGAAAAAGAAGTGGCTAGTATTTTAAATTACATTAGAAATTATGATTTTGATGATGGAAAATAGAATGCCCAAAGAAATTCAAAAAACTGAAGCGAGCGAAAAAAGTATAGAAAAGGTTTTGAACGCCTATGACAAGCAACAACACCACCATCAAGACGCGCTCGCTATCCAGTATTTACCGGCCGTGCGCGCCATGGCGTTTCGTTTAAAAGAGCGCTTGCCCAGCTCTATTGATTTTAACGATCTGGTTTCTATTGGCACTGAAGAGTTGATTAAGTTAGCCAGGCGTTATGAGAGCGCGTTAAACGATTCTTTTTGGGGGTATGCTAAAACGCGCGTCAATGGGGCGATGCTAGATTATTTGCGTTCTTTAGATGTGATTTCTCGCTCTAGCAGGAAGTTGATTAAAAGCATTGATATTGAAATCACCAAATACCTTAATGAGCATGGGAAAGAGCCTAGCGATGCGTATTTAGCGGAAGTTTTAGGCGAGAATATTGAAAAGATTAGAGAAGCCAAAACGGCCTCAGATATTTATGCGTTAGTGCCTATAGATGAGCAATTCAATGCGATTGAGCAAGATGAAATCACTCAAAAGATTGAAGCAGAAGAGTTGTTAGAGCATGTCCAAAAAGTATTGAATCAAATGAGCGAACGAGAGCAAATCCTTATCCAGCTTTATTACTTTGAAGAGTTGAATTTGAGCGAGATTAAAGAGATTTTAGGCATCACTGAATCGCGCATTTCTCAAATCATTAAAGAAGTGATTAAAAAGGTGCGCCAATCCTTAGGAGTGAATCATGGCTGATATTTTAAGCCAAGAAGAAATTGATGCGCTTTTAGAGGTCGTTGATGAGAACGTGGATATTCAAAATGTCCAAAAAAAAGATATTATCCCCCAACGCAGCGTAACCCTCTATGATTTCAAACGCCCTAATCGTGTGAGTAAGGAGCAATTGCGCTCTTTTAGGAGTATCCATGATAAAATGGCTAGGAATCTTTCCAGTCAAGTCTCTTCTATCATGCGTTCTATTGTAGAAATCCAGCTCCATAGCGTGGATCAAATGACTTATGGCGAGTTTTTGATGAGTTTGCCTAGCCCTACAAGCTTTAATGTCTTTTCCATGAAGCCTATGGGGGGAACGGGGGTTTTAGAGATTAATCCTAGCATCGCTTTCCCTATGATTGACAGACTATTAGGGGGTAAGGGGAGCGCGTATGATCAAAACAGGGAGTTTAGCGATATTGAATTGAATTTATTGGATACGATTTTACGCCAGGTGATGCAAATTTTAAAAGAAGTGTGGTCGCCTGTGGTGGAGATGTATCCTACCATTGACGCTAAAGAATCCAGCGCGAATGTGGTCCAAATCGTCGCTCAAAATGAAATTTCTATCATGGTGGTTTTAGAGATTATCATTGGGCATAGCCGTGGGATGATGAATATTTGTTACCCGGTGATTTCCATTGAGAGCATTCTTTCTAAAATGGGGAGTAGGGATTTCATGCTTTCAGAGACGAACTCCAAAAAGAGCCGTAATAAGGAATTGCAAGCGCTATTGAGCGGGGTGAGCGTGGATATGATGGTGTTTTTGGGCGCGGTGGAATTGAGCTTGAAAGAAATGCTGGATTTAGATGTGGGGGATACTATCCGGTTAAATAAAGTCGCTAACGATGAAGTGAGCGTGTATGTGCATAAAAAAAAGCGTTATTTAGCGAGCGTGGGGTTTCAAGGGTATAGGAAAACCATTCAAATTAAAGAAGTGATTTATAGCGAAAAAGAACGCACTAAAGAAATTTTAGAAATGCTAGAAGAACAACGCAGAGGCAAAGTGGGCGATATTATGAAGATAGAAGAAGAGTGAGAAATGCAAGATTTTATTAAAATTTTTATTCAAGAGGTTGTCTCTACTTTAGAAGGGTTAGTGGGTAAGGCTCCAAACGTGGGATTAGAAAAAGAAGTTTCTAACAATGAAGAAGCGAGTTTAATCAGCACTCCTTATGCAAGGGTTAAGATTAGCGCGATTGAAAAAAATGAAAGTCCTATTGAATTACTGGCTCCGGTAGATTTAGTTACCGCTTTGAGCGATTTGATGCTAGGGGGTGAGGGGGCGAGTAAGGAAGAAATGGATAATGACGATTTAGACGCTTTTAAGGAAATGGCTTCTAATATTTTTGGCGCGATCGCTACAAGCTTGAAGTCTCAAGAATTGCTCCCTAAACTCAATTTCACCACCACGAACGCTGAAATCGCTAAAGAGCTTCCTAAAAAAGAAGATTACGCTAAGGCGATGGTGTTTTCTTTTAAAATGGAAGCCATCAAAGAAAGCCAAATCGTTTTATTGATCACTTCAGCGTTTGAGGGCCAATTTGAAAAAACGCATAAAGAAGAAAAAGAAGAAACGACAAAAAGCGCTACTGAAGAGATTAAAACCCACGACGCGTCTTTAGAAAATATAGAAATCCGCAATATCAGCATGCTTTTAGACGTGAAATTGAACGTTAAGGTGCGAATCGGGCAAAAAAAGATGATTTTAAAAGATGTGGTTTCTATGGATATAGGGAGCGTGGTGGAGTTGGATCAATTGGTGAATGACCCTTTAGAAATCCTCGTAGATGATAAGGTGATCGCTAAGGGCGAAGTGGTGATCGTGGATGGGAATTTTGGCATTCAAATCACGGATATTGGCACTAAAAAGGAACGATTAGAGCAACTGAAAAATTAAACCATTTTAAAGTAAAGAAGGAAGGAATTATGGCTGTTTTTGGGGAATTAAGCTCGCTTGGGCATTTGTTTAAAAAAACGCAAGAATTAGAAATTTTGCATGGGTATTTACAAGATGTCATGCAAAAGGGTAGTGAAGCTAATCAAAGGGTTTTAAATCTCGCTATTAATACAGAATTTCAAGCGCCTTTAGGGCATGGCATCTTTAGCATAGAGCAGAGCTATTGTTTAGAGCATGCTAAAGAGGGCGAGAAAGGCTTTTTTGAAAGCCACCGACAATATGTGGATTTCCAGCTGATTGTCAAAGGCGTTGAGGGGGCTAAGGTGGTAGATATAAATAGGGCTGTCATTAAAACCCCTTATAATGAAAAAAGAGATTTGATCGTTTATGAGCCGGTCAGTGAAGCTTCTTTTTTGCGTTTGAATGCGGGCATGCTGGCTATTTTTTTGGAAAACGATGCGCATGCGTTGAGATTCTATGGAGAGTCTTTTGAAAAATATAGGGAAGAGCCGATTTTTAAAGCGGTCGTTAAAATGCCTAAAGGATTGATCAAATTAAAATTATGAAATTGGTGAGTCTTATTGTAGTGTTAGTTTTTTGTTGTTTTTTAAGGGCTGTAGAGTTGCCTGGAGTTTATCAAACTCAGGAATTTTTATACATGAAAAGCTCTTTTGTGGAGTTTTTTGAGCATAATGGGAAGTTCTATGCCTATGGTATTTCTGATGTGGATGGCTCTAAAGCCAAAAAAGACAAACTCAATCCTAACCCAAAGCTAAGGAATCGCAGCGATAAAGGCGTGGTGTTTTTAAGCGATTTGATTAAGGTTGGAAAACGATCTTATAAAGGCGGTAAGGCGTATAATTTTTATGACGGCAAGACCTACCATGTGAGAGTCACTCAAAATTCAAACGGGGATTTGGAATTCACTTCAAGCTATGACAAATGGGGGTATGTGGGCAAAACCTTCACCTGGAAACGCCTGAGCGATGAAGAAATCAAAAATCTAAAGCTCAAGCGTTTTAACTTGGACGAAGTCCTTAAAACCCTTAAAGATAGCCCTATTTAAGCTAGCTTCTTTAAATCTTTAATCATCGCTCTCTTGGCATTCTTTGCACCACACAAACATTTTCATGTCATGGCTAATCAGCTTGGCTTGGTATTTTTTAACGACTTCATTCTGGCGGTGTTCAATTTCGGGGTCTGCGAATTCAATGATTTTACCGCAATGCAAACAAATGATGTGATCGTGGTGTTCTTTAGCCGCAATTTCATAACGCCGGCCGCTCTTTGAAGTCTCTAAAACGCAGATAAAATTTTCTTTTTCTAAGAAATTTAAAATGCGATACACGGAAGAAATGCTGGTGTTTTTGTCTTTTTGGCGGATAGAGTGCGTGATTTCTTCAGGGCTTAAGTGTGTGCCGCTGCGATACAAAACGCTCACCACTTCTTCCCTCTGCTTTGAATTTTTGAGTCCGTTTTTTTTGATAGACATCCTCAAGCGCTCTAAAATGGATTCTAAAGTTTCTAATCTTCTCATGCTGATATTTCCCTTGTCCGTAAAATGATTTTTATAACTAGAATATTATTATACAATAATAATGCGATAAACCATAGATAAAACTCATTATTATTTTAATTCAATCAAAAAATATTGATTTTTTATTACCATTGTCGCATTTTAATGCAACTTATAAGATCAATTTCTTATTTTATCAAGCCATTCTAAAAGGGTTTTTTCAAACCCTATGCCTTGAGAAGAAACCAAATTGAGGGGTTTTTCTAAATAATCTTGTTTGACATAGCCGTTATAATCATGCGGGTAAAGATAGTCTTTAGCGTTAGGCAGCAGGTGTTTAGGAATAGGGTAGAGCAAGCCCTTTTGAACGCAATCCAAAGCCTGATTGATCGCTCTATAAGCCGTGTTGGATTTAGGCGAACAAGACAGATAAATCACGCACTGGCTTAAAATGATGCGTGCTTCAGGGTAGCCGATTTGTTTGACTGAAAACAAGCAGGAAGCGGCTAAATTAAGGGCGTTTGGGTTAGCGTTACCAATATCTTCGCTCGCAAAAATCACCAGCCTTCTGGCGATAAATTCCGGGTTTTCCCCGCCAGCAATCAAGCGCGCCAGAT
Protein-coding regions in this window:
- the ylxH gene encoding flagellum site-determining protein YlxH, giving the protein MNNQASHLDNFMNAKNPKSFFDNKGNTKFIAITSGKGGVGKSNISANLAYSLYKKGYKVGVFDADIGLANLDVIFGVKTHKNILHALKGEAKLQEIICEIEPGLCLIPGDSGEEILKYISGAEALDRFVDEEGVLSSLDYIVIDTGAGIGATTQAFLNASDCVVIVTTPDPSAITDAYACIKINSKNKDELFLIANMVAQPKEGRATYERLFKVAKNNIASLELHYLGAIENSSLLKRYVRERKILRKIAPNDLFSQSIDQIASLLVSKLETGTLEIPKEGLKSFFKRLLKYLG
- a CDS encoding RNA polymerase sigma factor FliA, which produces MILMMENRMPKEIQKTEASEKSIEKVLNAYDKQQHHHQDALAIQYLPAVRAMAFRLKERLPSSIDFNDLVSIGTEELIKLARRYESALNDSFWGYAKTRVNGAMLDYLRSLDVISRSSRKLIKSIDIEITKYLNEHGKEPSDAYLAEVLGENIEKIREAKTASDIYALVPIDEQFNAIEQDEITQKIEAEELLEHVQKVLNQMSEREQILIQLYYFEELNLSEIKEILGITESRISQIIKEVIKKVRQSLGVNHG
- the fliM gene encoding flagellar motor switch protein FliM; its protein translation is MADILSQEEIDALLEVVDENVDIQNVQKKDIIPQRSVTLYDFKRPNRVSKEQLRSFRSIHDKMARNLSSQVSSIMRSIVEIQLHSVDQMTYGEFLMSLPSPTSFNVFSMKPMGGTGVLEINPSIAFPMIDRLLGGKGSAYDQNREFSDIELNLLDTILRQVMQILKEVWSPVVEMYPTIDAKESSANVVQIVAQNEISIMVVLEIIIGHSRGMMNICYPVISIESILSKMGSRDFMLSETNSKKSRNKELQALLSGVSVDMMVFLGAVELSLKEMLDLDVGDTIRLNKVANDEVSVYVHKKKRYLASVGFQGYRKTIQIKEVIYSEKERTKEILEMLEEQRRGKVGDIMKIEEE
- the fliY gene encoding flagellar motor switch protein FliY, with translation MQDFIKIFIQEVVSTLEGLVGKAPNVGLEKEVSNNEEASLISTPYARVKISAIEKNESPIELLAPVDLVTALSDLMLGGEGASKEEMDNDDLDAFKEMASNIFGAIATSLKSQELLPKLNFTTTNAEIAKELPKKEDYAKAMVFSFKMEAIKESQIVLLITSAFEGQFEKTHKEEKEETTKSATEEIKTHDASLENIEIRNISMLLDVKLNVKVRIGQKKMILKDVVSMDIGSVVELDQLVNDPLEILVDDKVIAKGEVVIVDGNFGIQITDIGTKKERLEQLKN
- a CDS encoding YhcH/YjgK/YiaL family protein; this encodes MAVFGELSSLGHLFKKTQELEILHGYLQDVMQKGSEANQRVLNLAINTEFQAPLGHGIFSIEQSYCLEHAKEGEKGFFESHRQYVDFQLIVKGVEGAKVVDINRAVIKTPYNEKRDLIVYEPVSEASFLRLNAGMLAIFLENDAHALRFYGESFEKYREEPIFKAVVKMPKGLIKLKL
- a CDS encoding DUF2147 domain-containing protein, with the protein product MKLVSLIVVLVFCCFLRAVELPGVYQTQEFLYMKSSFVEFFEHNGKFYAYGISDVDGSKAKKDKLNPNPKLRNRSDKGVVFLSDLIKVGKRSYKGGKAYNFYDGKTYHVRVTQNSNGDLEFTSSYDKWGYVGKTFTWKRLSDEEIKNLKLKRFNLDEVLKTLKDSPI
- the fur gene encoding ferric iron uptake transcriptional regulator, with amino-acid sequence MRRLETLESILERLRMSIKKNGLKNSKQREEVVSVLYRSGTHLSPEEITHSIRQKDKNTSISSVYRILNFLEKENFICVLETSKSGRRYEIAAKEHHDHIICLHCGKIIEFADPEIEHRQNEVVKKYQAKLISHDMKMFVWCKECQESDD